The Urbifossiella limnaea nucleotide sequence CGGGGTCCGGCAGCGCGTCACTTGGACGAACACCACCAAGCGGGCCGTCGCCGACCTGGCGTTCAACTTCTACCCGCACTACACGATCCCTCCGGGCGACGAGCGGCTGTTTGCGAACACGCTGGAGATGCTCCGCGTCCCGCCCTCGCAAGGGCTCGACCGTAAGGGCCACCCCGGCCGCTTCACCGATGCCGTGCTCGTCGCCCAGTCCGGGCGGCAGGTCGTCGCGCCGGTTGCTCTCCGCTTCGAGTACGACGTCGCGAACCGCACCACGCTTCGCGTCCCGCTCCCCCATCCGGTCGCCCCTGGGGAGACGGTAACAGTCGAGCTCGGCATCGGGTTGCAGCTCCCGAACAAGCAGGGCCGCTGGGGCCACTGGCAGGGTGTCACGTTCCTTACGAACGCGCTTCCGCTGCTGGCATACTGTGATGACACCGGCTGGCGTCCGATGCCGTTCGTGCCGTGGCACCAGCCGTGGTTCAACGAGGCCGGCGTTTTCACCGCCCGCATCACGCTCCCCGCCGACGAGACACTCGTCTGCCCCGCGGTGGCGAAGGCCGAGACCGTCGCGGACGGCTGGCGCACGGTCGAATTTCGCCCGTTCGTCGGCCGCGACTTCTCGTTCCTGGCCAGCAAGCGCTACCGCGAGTTCCGCGCGACGACGCAGCTGCCGGACGGCCGCACGCTGCCGCTGCGGTGCTTCGCGTTCGCCGAACACGAGTGGTACGCCAACGAAATCCTGAAGACCGTCGCCGAGGCGATACCGGTCTTCTCCGACTGGCTCGGCCCGTTCCCGCACGAGCAGTTCACACTGGCCGAGTCGTACTTCGGGTGGAACGGCAACGAGTGCGCCGGTCTGGTGATGGTGGACGAGCGGGTGATGGCGATGCCGCGGCTGATGCGCGGGTACGTCGAGTACCTACTCGCGCACGAGACGTGCCACCAGTGGTGGTACAACCTCGTCGGCACGAACGGGTACACCGAGCCCTTCATGGACGAGGGCGCGGCGGTCCACTTCACCCACCGCTACGTCGACTTCAAGCGCGGCAAGAACAACGCCTTCGCGGAGTGGCCCGCCGGCCTGGACTGGATGCCGAACATCCGTCGCGACAACTACCGGTACAGCTCGCAACAGACCGCAATCCGGAACGGGCACATGCAGCCGGCCGCGCAGCCGCTCGCCGAGTACGGCCACCTCAGCCGGTTGTTCACCGGGGCGTACGACCGCGGCTCGAAGGTGTTCGGCATGATCGAGGACCGGCTCGGCGAGGCCGCGTTCCTCGACTTCACCCGCGGGCTGGTGGCGAAGTACCGCTGGCGCGTGCTCCAGGCCGCCGACCTGCGCGCGGAACTGGAGGCGTACACCGGCCGCGACTGGGGCGAGTTCTTCGACCGCTGGGTCTACGGCCGCGGGCTCACCGACTGGGCCGTCGAGTCCGTGAGTACGGTTTCTTCACCGGGGCCGCGCGTCGGGTCGAGCAGCGACGTGACGGTCGTGGTGCGGCAGAGCCGCGAGTTCAGCGAGCCGACGGTGGTCGGCTTTACCCTCCCCGGCGGGCGTGTGGTACGGGTGCCTCTGCCGGCCGCGGACGCGCCGATGCTACTCCCCGACGGGGCGGCGGTGAAGCCGCTCGGCGGCAACCGGTGGGAAATCTCGACGCGCCTCCCGGCCGAGCCGACGCAGGTGGAGGTGGACCCGGACCGCGTGCTGCTCGACGCCGAGCCCGGTAACAACCGCTGGCGGCCGGAGTACACCGTCCGCGTGACGCCGCTGTACTCGATGCTCGACGAGACCGACCTGACCAGCGACTACGACCGCTGGAACATCACCGCGGGGCCGTGGGTGTGGGGCGTGTCGTACCCGGACCCGTGGTACACGCGCTCGACGATGGCCGGGCTGCGGGTGGGGGCGAACCGGCCGAACGTGGCCCGCGGCGGCGTCTACGGCGCGTACCGCACCGACTACCGCGACCTGGTCGCCGGCGCCGACCTGACGATCCCGCTGGAGATGGCCGAGATCGGCTTCAACTACGAGCGTCGCGTCGGCGGCCCGTACGGCGACACCGACGGCAGCGGCGGGCCGCAGCGGGCGTCGGCGTACTACCGGTGGGTGCTGCAACAGGGGTCGAGCCTGTACCTGCCGCCGGCGCTGTACCACGAGGCGTACACCGTGTACTCCGACAACTTCCTCCCATACGCCCGCACCACCTCGGCGGACGCCGTGCGGCCGGACGCGACGTGGAACGTCGGCTGGCACCTGCGCGGCAACCTGTACGCGCCGTACTGGAATCCCGAGTCCGGTGGCTGGGTGGACGTGATGGTCGCCGGCGGGCAGGCGCAGGTGCCTGACTGGACCGGCATGGCGCAGGGCCGGGTGGAGTTGGCCGGCGTCTACTCGCTGCCGGATGAGGTCGGCGGCCTGCGGCTGGCGGGACGGGCCGTCGGCATGATGGCGTTCCCGGACCGCGGCCAGTTCTTCGCCCTCGGCGGCGGCACACTGTACCGCGGCTATGACCTGGCCCAGCGGCAGGGGAGTGCGCTGTGGGTCGCCAACGCGGAGCTCCGACTCCCGATGATCCGACACGTGGAGTGGGACGCCCTCGACCACACCATCGGCGTCCGCGGACTGATGGCCGTGGCGTTCTACGACGTGGGCGACATCGGCGTCGGCGGTCGGAGCGTCGGCGGCGTGGCCCACGCGCTCGGCGCCGGCCTGCGCGCGGACGTGGCGTTTTTCAGTTTCCTGGAGCGCATGTCGTTCCGCTTCGACGTGGCGAAGACGGTCAACGACGCCACCCCGTTCCAGTTCTGGTTCGGCGTTCAACAAGCGTTCTGATCCCGATTTGGGCGTGTTGGCCGTGGCCGCCGCGGTCGCTAGGCTGAGGGTTTCCGAAGCCTCGCGGGGTGGCGCATGGGTACGCCGGCGAACGGGTCGGACGCCGCCGCAGTTGACGCCGCGGTCCGCGTGCTGGAGGCGCTGTCGAAGGGCTTCTCCGGCGGCGTCGCGGCGCGGTTCTGGACCGGCCGGACGTGGCAGGTCGGCCCGCCGGCGGCGTTCACGATGGTGCTCAAGCACGCCGGCGCGGCCCGCGCCATGTTCTGGCCGTTCGACCGCGTCGGCCTCGGCGAGTCCTACGTCTTCGACGACTTCGACGTCGAGGGCGACGTGATCGCGTTCGTCGGCTGGCTCCGGCACCTCGTCGGCGTGATGAACGGCCTGTCGCTGCCGGCAAAGCTCCGCACGCTTTCCCTTCTCGTGAAATTGCCGAAGCAGCGGAACCCGCGCGACGTGTCGAAGATCGGCCGGCCGCGCAGCGGCGACCAGAGTAACGACGCCGACCGGCGCGGCATCAGCATCCATTACGACCGGCCGGGCGACTTCTACCGCCTGTTCCTCGGCCCGACGATGGTCTACACGTGCGCCTACTTCCGTACGCCGACCGACACCCTCGACGACGCCCAGCGGCAGAAGCTCGACCACGTGTGCCGGAAGCTGCGGTTGCGGCCCGGGCAGCGGCTGCTCGACGTCGGCTGCGGGTGGGGCGGCCTGCTTCGACACGCGGTGCAGCACTACGGCGTCACCGGCGTCGGCGTCACGCTTGCGGGCGAGCAGGCCGAGTGGGCACTGAAGGCGAACCGCGACGCGGGCCTGGCCGACCGCATCTCGATCGAGTTCTGCCACTACCGCGACATGAAGTACGACGCCGAGTTCGACGCCGTCTCCAGCATCGGCATGACGG carries:
- a CDS encoding SAM-dependent methyltransferase is translated as MGTPANGSDAAAVDAAVRVLEALSKGFSGGVAARFWTGRTWQVGPPAAFTMVLKHAGAARAMFWPFDRVGLGESYVFDDFDVEGDVIAFVGWLRHLVGVMNGLSLPAKLRTLSLLVKLPKQRNPRDVSKIGRPRSGDQSNDADRRGISIHYDRPGDFYRLFLGPTMVYTCAYFRTPTDTLDDAQRQKLDHVCRKLRLRPGQRLLDVGCGWGGLLRHAVQHYGVTGVGVTLAGEQAEWALKANRDAGLADRISIEFCHYRDMKYDAEFDAVSSIGMTEEVGNRNLPTYMRAVGRALKPGGVYLHHAVNLRPHTPFPRWTAFARKYVFPNGDLQTLPFVVGEAARAGLEARDVENIREHYTRTLHAWVRNLEANRDAVVRITDEATYRIYRLYMAGAGMGFDAGTYQLNQVLFVKPTADGTAGLPPTRDDWYAGGAG
- a CDS encoding M1 family metallopeptidase gives rise to the protein MRLSDVTSRLVPAFLATAVLNGTVAHAAELPAQLPRYEVAVRLDTVAHTAGVRQRVTWTNTTKRAVADLAFNFYPHYTIPPGDERLFANTLEMLRVPPSQGLDRKGHPGRFTDAVLVAQSGRQVVAPVALRFEYDVANRTTLRVPLPHPVAPGETVTVELGIGLQLPNKQGRWGHWQGVTFLTNALPLLAYCDDTGWRPMPFVPWHQPWFNEAGVFTARITLPADETLVCPAVAKAETVADGWRTVEFRPFVGRDFSFLASKRYREFRATTQLPDGRTLPLRCFAFAEHEWYANEILKTVAEAIPVFSDWLGPFPHEQFTLAESYFGWNGNECAGLVMVDERVMAMPRLMRGYVEYLLAHETCHQWWYNLVGTNGYTEPFMDEGAAVHFTHRYVDFKRGKNNAFAEWPAGLDWMPNIRRDNYRYSSQQTAIRNGHMQPAAQPLAEYGHLSRLFTGAYDRGSKVFGMIEDRLGEAAFLDFTRGLVAKYRWRVLQAADLRAELEAYTGRDWGEFFDRWVYGRGLTDWAVESVSTVSSPGPRVGSSSDVTVVVRQSREFSEPTVVGFTLPGGRVVRVPLPAADAPMLLPDGAAVKPLGGNRWEISTRLPAEPTQVEVDPDRVLLDAEPGNNRWRPEYTVRVTPLYSMLDETDLTSDYDRWNITAGPWVWGVSYPDPWYTRSTMAGLRVGANRPNVARGGVYGAYRTDYRDLVAGADLTIPLEMAEIGFNYERRVGGPYGDTDGSGGPQRASAYYRWVLQQGSSLYLPPALYHEAYTVYSDNFLPYARTTSADAVRPDATWNVGWHLRGNLYAPYWNPESGGWVDVMVAGGQAQVPDWTGMAQGRVELAGVYSLPDEVGGLRLAGRAVGMMAFPDRGQFFALGGGTLYRGYDLAQRQGSALWVANAELRLPMIRHVEWDALDHTIGVRGLMAVAFYDVGDIGVGGRSVGGVAHALGAGLRADVAFFSFLERMSFRFDVAKTVNDATPFQFWFGVQQAF